CCGAAGCAGTCATCAGTCATGCGATCGTGCGTGAGTTTGCCATACCCTGTGCCCATGCACCAGCTTTACAACCTTTGCCCCTCGATCCAAGTGTGTCGCCTCGTGCTGCCGCCGAGGAGTTGGGCTATACCTTTTTACCCTGTGTGCTAGTCGGGCTAAGTCGTGCGCCAAGGATTATGACATCGCCTAATTTATTTAATGCTGATGATATTACGGCGGATCGGATTGATGCGATCGTTACTCCCTACAGTGCTTGCGGTGGTGCGGGTCTACTAGCTCTAAATCCACTTCCCCATGTGCAAATTATCTTTGTTAAAGAGAATCAAACAGGGCTAAATGTTACACCTGAAATGTTGAGTTTAAGAGGGATTCAAGTTGAGAATTATTGGGAAGCGATCGGGGTTTTAATCGCAATGAAGGCAGGAATTAATCCTCGTAGCTTACGGAACTACCCATTCTCATCAAACGACTCGCTTAACTTCTCAAATTCATAAACCCCTATAGTCTAGCTTTTACTTTCCTATATAGCGCTTATCAGTCTAGTGAAGTACGGGTTTGTTTCCCCGCCGAAGGCGGGGAAACAAACCTATCTATCTCTTGCGTTGCTATACAAATCAATATACTTTAACGTCAGTTCGACGAAAGCGAAAAATGGTAAGAATCGCTTAGCGATTCTTACCATTTTTCGCCATTTGCGGCGTGCTTTGCACGCCGCAAATGGCTATATCGAACTCACGTTACTACTCTGACGGGCGTTTCAGTTTGGTATAACGGTCGTGTTGAGCGGACTCAGATCACCATCGAACCTGACGACGAAGATTCATGATTCTGGCAGATGACACACTGCTTCAATGTTGTTGCCCTCTATGTCAATGACGAATGCACCGTAATAATGTGGATGGTAATGGGGGCGCAAACCTGGTGCACCATAATCTTTGCCCCCAGCAGCAATAGCAGCGTGATAAAACGCATCAACTTGCTCACGGTTCTCTGCCCTCCAGCAAAGATGACAGCTAGTCGTAGCAGAAGCACCTCCATAGGGTGAGGAACCGTCCACGAACCATACATCAACCTTTTTGCCATCTGGCTCCGTGGCATCTGGATGGGCAAAACCTAGGATATTCATTCCGTCGTAACTACCCTCAAGACTAAGGCTGTAGCCCAATGGAGCCAAGGTCGCGCTGTAAAATGCTTTAGTACAAGCTATATCACTCACACGAAAGGTCATATGATCGAGCATTAGATTTTTCCAAAAAAGAGTGGTTTAATCGTACAACAATCATACAGCCTTTTAGGGAACTCCAAGGAAAAAATGTTCCTTATAAACCCAAAAATATTTCGGCGGGCTACGCCCGCCGAAATACTTTTGGGTTTTATTAAATTTTTGTTCCTTAGCACCTACGGCGCTAAAAACACCAAAATGGGTTTTGATCTCTGTAACATTAATACATAGAGAAACTCCGTCAAGGCAAGATATGAATTACGATGCGATCGCGATCGGTGCAGGACTATCGGGCTGTAGTGCCGCTATCCAACTAGCAAAGCTGGGCTATCGCGTCCTACTGCTAGAGCAGAGCCACTATCCGATGCATAAACTTTGTGGCGAGTTTCTTTCCGTTGAAGTAACTGAATCCTTTGAGCATCTAGGCATAATGGAACAGGTTCGCAAAGTTGGTGCTCAACCGATTCATCGGGCTTACTTGACTACCTCTGGTGGTGCATCATTTCGGAGCAAGCTTCCAAGTACTGCTATGGGCTTGAGCCGCTATCAATTAGATTTAATGCTATTTCAAAGAGCGCAAGCGGTGAACGTAACTTGCATTGATAATACTAAAGTTACGGGCGTGACAGGTAATCTCGCAGAAGGATTTACCGTGAATACTACTAAAGGAGAATTCTCTGGAAGATTAGTATTGGGAGCATTTGGTAAACGTTCTTCCCTCGATCGCACTCTGAATCGCGCATTTATCCAAAAGCGATCGCCTTGGGTTGCCTATAAAGGACATTTCACAGGTGTGGATATTGCTGACGTGATCGAGCTGCATAGTTTTCCTAATGGCTATTGTGGACTATCGCAAATCGAAACAGGGGAAATTAATGTTTGTTGGATTGCCCATGAACGGGTGATGAAAGAACCAACGCATCCAGAGTTAGATATTCCTGAATCCTTAGCCAAAAATCCTGTGCTCGCCGATCGCTTCCACAATATGCAAAGAGTTTCGCCATCGCTGCAAGGTTTAAGCCAGATTAGTTTTGCATTGAAAGAGAATTTCTATAACGACATCTGCATGATTGGCGATACGGCGGGAATGATCACGCCGCTTTGTGGCGATGGCATGGCGATGGCGTTGCGATCTGCCGAAATAGCAGTTCCCCTAGTTAGTCAGTTTCTGGAACATCAAATCACGGCGATCGCCTTTAAACAACAATATGCGATCGCATGGCGTAAAGAATTCCAAACCCGCTTGCAACTAGGGCGGATTATGCATAATTGCTTTGTTCAGCCACCACTGGCGAATGTGGGCGTGAGCCTATGTCAAATTGCTCCCGCTCTGGGAAATTGGATTATCGGCGCAACTCGCGGCAAACCCAATCCTCTAGTCAGTAATGACTTTGCCAGTAATGCGCTCTCCTAAGGCAATGCCGACACCTGCAATTAGAAAAGCGATCGCGGTTAACACGATCACATTGGCTGTTGAGAGCATGTCCTCCGCAGGTTTAGGAACTAGATAACCAAAAATTGCGATCGCCCCCGATAGACCTCCAAAAAATGTGCCAACGGTCAAACCACTCAGAGATTTAGGAACCATTGTGAGGGCAAAAGCAATCATGCCATTGTTCACGGCACTGAGGCAGGTGAGCATCAATAGAATGCTGATAATGGCGGCGATCGCGCCATAGCCAAATGATAGAAATGCTAAACCTGCGGCAATTCCACCCAAGCTAACGATCATGAAGCGCTTGTTATCAATTAGCTTCGAGATTCTACCTGTCAATAGAGCTACTAAACCTTGACCAATAAATGCCGCCCCCATTAACACCTCAAAAGATAAACCCGTAAACCCTGTAATATCAGCTCTGATCGTGCGTGGTAACACACACCCCATCAGTAAGCGGATGCCTAAACCGATCGCTGCTCCAACCAGCAAGACGATTGCTAAGTTGCTCCAGCATTCTCGAATGGGTAGTGGTTCGTTTTTTTCTAATTCGGGATTGAGATTTTTGGGAATGTAGATCATCGCACTTCGCAAGCTTGCCACACTGGCAAGTAACACAATCGAGGCGATCGTAAAAGTCACGGGTGCGCCCAGCCCTACAATAAATTTCGTCGCTAAGGGTCTGATCGAACCAACAAAACCACCGACTAGGGTTAACACACTGCCTGCAAGCGGTAATTTGGTTGCCCCCGCAAAGATTCCCAGCAGACACATAACTGGACTGCGAAAAGTCGCCATGACGATCGCCCAGAGAATCGCTATGCTGATCAAAAGTACGCGCGTAATTTCACTTGATCCCCCAAAGATCACAAGGCAGGGTAATCCGATAAATAAAGCTGTTGAAGCGATCGCTGCGGCAACAATGAAAGGCATTCGGGTGCTATACCAACGCTGCCAGCGATCGGACAGACCACCAAATAATGGCTCAACGATTACGCCGATCGCGCTTTCGATGACCAGTATCAGTGCTGTTAATTGTTGTGCTTGACTGGTGGGATAGCCAAAAACCTGCTCGATAAACTTTGGCAAATAAATACCGTAGGCAATCCAAGTTAAAGACATGGCTCCCTGAACTGAGGCTAAACCCCATACTTGGAGCCAACGCACTTGACTTGATGCTTGATCTGATGGTGGGGCGATCGCCATAAAGCTCTCCTCATTTTGTAGCAATTTTAATTAAAGAGAGTCGCATTGCGACTCTCTTTAATTAAAATTCTTGAGGATATGGCACAGCAACATCCTCAAGAATTTTGTGTTTAATTACATCGCAAAGCGATGCAATTAAAATGGGATTAATAACTTAATGCACCAAATTTCTAGCCCCCCCTCTAACTCCCCCTTTCAAGGGGGAGAACTTAGACCTTCCCTTGGAAAGGAAGAACTTAGACTTCCCCCCTTTCAAGGCTACCGTGAACACACAAGTCATCAGCTATAGCGTGAGTTACTAATGATCCCCCTCAATCCCCCTTAAAAAGGGGGAAGAAGAAAATTCTCCCCCCTTTTTAAGGGGGGCTGGGGGGGATCTAAAACCTCAAACGTAGACAGAGAGACTTGTGTGTACACGGTAGCTTCCAAGGGGGGACTGAGGGGGGGGGTAAAAACTGACGTAGTGTCAATTACATGAACGCTATTAAAATTGGGTGCAACCTTGCATCGAGATCCTGCCATCGGGCATCGTTGCACGACAGAGATTCGCTTGACTCAAATCTACATTAGTTACATTCGCATTGGTGAGGTCAGCACGATACAAATCTGCACCTCTGAGATTTGCGCCTGTCAAATCTGCGCCATAGAGGCTCGCATTCCGCAAAGAGGCATTAGTAAGATTTGCGCCATTGAGCTTAGCGTAGACCAATTCAATATCAATCAAATTGGCATTTTGCAAATTAGCTTCAGTTAAATCAGCATATTTCCAGCGACTATTCCGCGCATTTGTCCCAGACAAATTTGTTTGGATCAAATCGCTATGAATCAAGAAAGTATTTCGCAAATCCGAGTTGCTGAGATCCGCACCACGAAAATCAGCATAGTACATGGTGCTAAAAGCCAAAGTTGCACCAGAGAGCATACTTTTTCGTAGATCTGCAACGTCAAGGAATGATTCGCGCAAATTAGCTCCATTTGCCGCAATACCGCTCAGTTCGCAGCGCTGACAAGTGCGATGTTCTAAAAGAGCTTGAAAATGTTCATTATTTTGAGCTTGTACACTCGATGCGAGTCCAATAGTCATAACGCTAGTCACAAGAGCGCTAGCGATCGCAGTCACGGTGTGAGTAAAGGCTGTAGACTTCATAAAAAAGTACCATTATTTAGCAATCCCTCTTTAATTGTTATCATACGCTCCCTCTTCACAACACCGCAAAATGTAACAAACCATAAAAGTAACAAATGGTGAGTTCTTATCGCGCTTTAACGCCCAAAGCCATAAAGTTGCGACCCGCAGGGTCGCAACTTTATGGCTTTGGGTAATTTATATATCGGCGCTGGTGTGATGATTTTGTATACTTGTAGTATTTGTTAATGTTTTGTTATGGATCGTACTGAATGTTCGAGCAGTTTCTAGAGACGAATGATTTTTCTTTTCGACCAGAAGTCATTCCCATTTTGGGGGTACTAATTCTGCTAGAGGCAATTCTGTCGGCGGATAATGCGATCGCTCTAGCCGCGATCGTGCGGAGTTTGCCAGATCCTAAGCAAGAAGAATGGGCGCTACGCTATGGGTTGATCGGGGCTTTTGTGTTGCGGGTCGTGTTGATCTTTACGGCGACATGGGTAATTAAATATTGGCAATTTGAACTAGCTGGTGCTGTATATTTACTCTGGCTTTCGGGCAAATTCTTCTTAGAAAAAGCCCAAGAAGGGCATGACGCAAAACATCCAGTGCGGATGGCTGATAAATTATGGCAAGTTGTGGCTTTGGTGTCGCTGACAGACTTGGCTTTTTCGCTAGATAGTGTGACGGCGGCTGTGGCTGTGGCAGAAGAGACTTGGCTCGTACTTATTGGTGGTGTAGCGGGGATCATCACCTTACGTTTCTTAGCAGGATTATTTATCAAGTGGTTAGAAGAATTTACCCACCTTGAGTCCGCAGGTTACCTAATCGTGTTGCTGGTAGGTTTGCGCCTATTTATCAAAGTATTTTCTGATAGTCTAGTGCCGCCTGAATGGTTGATGCTGACTTGTATTGGACTAATTTTTCTCTGGGGATTTTCTAAGCGTGAGCCAATAGATGAGCTTGAATCGATCGCTGAGCAGCCCAAATAATTTATTAAGAGGAGCGCGAAGCGCTCCTCTCTTTTGTCTACAATAATTAATTTGTCGAGAGAAGCGCTTCGCGCTCCTCTCTTTTGTCTACAATAATCAAGACGGAAAAAGGAAAAATAGCCAGATGTTTGAATATCCTGAAGACCTTAAATACACTAACTCCCACGAATACATTCGGCTGGAGAATGACACAGCCTTAGTGGGTATTACTGCTTTTGCGATCGATCAGCTAGGTGATATTGTGTTTCTCGATCTTCCTGAAGTGGGGACAAGGGTAGAAAAAGGTCAAACCTTCGGCACAATCGAATCTGTCAAGGCTGTAGAAGATATCTA
This genomic stretch from Pseudanabaena galeata CCNP1313 harbors:
- a CDS encoding VOC family protein is translated as MLDHMTFRVSDIACTKAFYSATLAPLGYSLSLEGSYDGMNILGFAHPDATEPDGKKVDVWFVDGSSPYGGASATTSCHLCWRAENREQVDAFYHAAIAAGGKDYGAPGLRPHYHPHYYGAFVIDIEGNNIEAVCHLPES
- a CDS encoding NAD(P)/FAD-dependent oxidoreductase, whose amino-acid sequence is MISVTLIHRETPSRQDMNYDAIAIGAGLSGCSAAIQLAKLGYRVLLLEQSHYPMHKLCGEFLSVEVTESFEHLGIMEQVRKVGAQPIHRAYLTTSGGASFRSKLPSTAMGLSRYQLDLMLFQRAQAVNVTCIDNTKVTGVTGNLAEGFTVNTTKGEFSGRLVLGAFGKRSSLDRTLNRAFIQKRSPWVAYKGHFTGVDIADVIELHSFPNGYCGLSQIETGEINVCWIAHERVMKEPTHPELDIPESLAKNPVLADRFHNMQRVSPSLQGLSQISFALKENFYNDICMIGDTAGMITPLCGDGMAMALRSAEIAVPLVSQFLEHQITAIAFKQQYAIAWRKEFQTRLQLGRIMHNCFVQPPLANVGVSLCQIAPALGNWIIGATRGKPNPLVSNDFASNALS
- a CDS encoding MFS transporter; amino-acid sequence: MAIAPPSDQASSQVRWLQVWGLASVQGAMSLTWIAYGIYLPKFIEQVFGYPTSQAQQLTALILVIESAIGVIVEPLFGGLSDRWQRWYSTRMPFIVAAAIASTALFIGLPCLVIFGGSSEITRVLLISIAILWAIVMATFRSPVMCLLGIFAGATKLPLAGSVLTLVGGFVGSIRPLATKFIVGLGAPVTFTIASIVLLASVASLRSAMIYIPKNLNPELEKNEPLPIRECWSNLAIVLLVGAAIGLGIRLLMGCVLPRTIRADITGFTGLSFEVLMGAAFIGQGLVALLTGRISKLIDNKRFMIVSLGGIAAGLAFLSFGYGAIAAIISILLMLTCLSAVNNGMIAFALTMVPKSLSGLTVGTFFGGLSGAIAIFGYLVPKPAEDMLSTANVIVLTAIAFLIAGVGIALGERITGKVITD
- a CDS encoding pentapeptide repeat-containing protein, which translates into the protein MKSTAFTHTVTAIASALVTSVMTIGLASSVQAQNNEHFQALLEHRTCQRCELSGIAANGANLRESFLDVADLRKSMLSGATLAFSTMYYADFRGADLSNSDLRNTFLIHSDLIQTNLSGTNARNSRWKYADLTEANLQNANLIDIELVYAKLNGANLTNASLRNASLYGADLTGANLRGADLYRADLTNANVTNVDLSQANLCRATMPDGRISMQGCTQF
- a CDS encoding TerC family protein, coding for MFEQFLETNDFSFRPEVIPILGVLILLEAILSADNAIALAAIVRSLPDPKQEEWALRYGLIGAFVLRVVLIFTATWVIKYWQFELAGAVYLLWLSGKFFLEKAQEGHDAKHPVRMADKLWQVVALVSLTDLAFSLDSVTAAVAVAEETWLVLIGGVAGIITLRFLAGLFIKWLEEFTHLESAGYLIVLLVGLRLFIKVFSDSLVPPEWLMLTCIGLIFLWGFSKREPIDELESIAEQPK
- the gcvH gene encoding glycine cleavage system protein GcvH, with amino-acid sequence MFEYPEDLKYTNSHEYIRLENDTALVGITAFAIDQLGDIVFLDLPEVGTRVEKGQTFGTIESVKAVEDIYSPVTGTVMEANTGLVDEPENIGNDPYGTSWLLKVNLEDVSELDGTMSASEYRSKVEGQ